A DNA window from Ranitomeya imitator isolate aRanImi1 chromosome 2, aRanImi1.pri, whole genome shotgun sequence contains the following coding sequences:
- the LOC138666355 gene encoding oocyte zinc finger protein XlCOF6.1-like: MQRSHTGEKPFSCSECGKCFAYKLLLVMHHRTHTGEKPFSCSECGKYLVKHHRPHTGEKPFSCSECGKYFIQKTDLIKHHRTHTGEIHQRTHTGEKPFSCSECGKCFNQKRNPDRHHRTHTGEKPFSCSECGKCFNQKRNPDRHHRTHTGEKPFSCSECGKCFKWKELLVRHQSRRSHN, encoded by the exons ATGCAGAG atctcacacgggggagaagcctttttcctgttcagaatgtggaaaatgttttgcataTAAATTACTGCTTGTtatgcaccatagaactcacacgggggagaagcctttttcctgttcagaatgtgggaaat atttggttaagcaccatagacctcacacaggggagaagcctttttcctgttcagaatgtgggaaatattttatccAAAAAACAGATTTGATtaagcaccatagaactcacacaggggagat acaccaaagaactcacacaggagagaagcctttttcctgttcagaatgtgggaaatgttttaaccagaaaaggAATCCTGataggcaccatagaactcacacaggagagaagcctttttcctgttcagaatgtgggaaatgttttaaccagaaaaggAATCCTGataggcaccatagaactcacacaggagagaagcctttttcctgttcagaatgtgggaaatgttttaaatggaaagagcttcttgttagacatcagagcaggagAAGCCACAATTGA